Proteins encoded together in one Methanobrevibacter sp. window:
- a CDS encoding MnmC family methyltransferase translates to MTYENDARIINDDIFDLINQCFDEEKSSRNNESRLNFFDTYNNYFVLTDDGSYSINSKEINHKVETLHTSTGAISESFEKFIKPMKFNYDADIAILDICAGIGYNTSAAIADFMKNGNDSKLTVDMVEISKATLACGLLVPSPIKEHDITKKAIEEELIRQDYATLSLETCEIPENININVYIEDARQTVQKLKDNSYDAIFLDPFSQNMAPELFSVEFFREFRRVIKYDGIIATYTSSAPVRAGFIEADFYIGQGPIFGRKQGGTLASPNPLMLDTSLPKNDEIRIALSDVGIPFRDINLNSTSEHILDERTEERHEARHNTKISSAVKTPIFLACEMDDEKLKRRVERNLAKMNIPSTTSPEAEYIVECETDYSKKQDIENNSRTRILEMEKRLKKVKTGNYGDT, encoded by the coding sequence ATGACTTACGAGAATGATGCAAGAATAATCAATGATGACATATTTGATTTAATAAACCAATGTTTCGATGAAGAAAAAAGTAGTCGAAATAATGAAAGCAGACTTAATTTTTTTGACACTTACAACAATTACTTCGTTTTAACTGATGATGGATCTTATTCTATTAATTCAAAAGAAATAAATCACAAAGTTGAAACATTACATACATCTACAGGTGCAATAAGCGAGTCGTTTGAGAAGTTTATCAAACCGATGAAATTCAACTATGATGCGGACATTGCAATTTTGGACATTTGTGCAGGAATAGGTTACAACACATCAGCCGCCATTGCGGATTTCATGAAAAATGGCAACGATTCAAAATTGACTGTTGATATGGTGGAAATATCCAAGGCAACACTTGCCTGTGGACTTTTGGTTCCATCACCCATCAAAGAGCATGACATCACCAAAAAAGCCATTGAAGAGGAGCTCATTAGACAGGATTATGCAACCTTGAGTTTGGAAACCTGTGAAATTCCAGAAAACATCAATATCAACGTTTACATTGAAGATGCAAGACAGACCGTTCAGAAACTGAAAGACAATAGCTATGATGCAATTTTTCTAGATCCGTTCAGCCAGAACATGGCTCCCGAACTGTTTTCAGTCGAATTTTTCAGGGAATTCAGACGAGTGATTAAATATGACGGCATCATAGCAACTTACACATCTTCCGCTCCTGTAAGAGCAGGGTTTATAGAAGCGGATTTCTACATTGGCCAAGGCCCGATATTTGGAAGAAAGCAGGGTGGAACACTGGCCAGTCCAAATCCATTGATGCTTGATACATCCCTTCCGAAAAATGATGAGATAAGAATCGCCCTGTCTGATGTAGGAATTCCATTCAGGGACATCAATTTGAACAGTACCAGCGAGCATATTCTAGATGAAAGAACAGAAGAAAGGCATGAAGCTCGCCACAACACTAAAATTTCATCTGCAGTCAAAACACCGATATTTCTGGCTTGTGAAATGGATGATGAAAAACTGAAAAGGCGTGTCGAGCGCAACCTGGCCAAGATGAACATTCCATCAACAACATCACCCGAAGCGGAATATATCGTTGAATGCGAAACTGATTACTCAAAAAAACAGGATATTGAAAACAATTCCAGAACTAGAATCCTAGAGATGGAAAAAAGATTAAAAAAAGTAAAAACAGGAAATTATGGAGATACATAA